One Citrobacter amalonaticus genomic window carries:
- the wecC gene encoding UDP-N-acetyl-D-mannosamine dehydrogenase — translation MSFSTISVIGLGYIGLPTAAAFASRQKQVIGVDVNPHAVETINRGEIHIVEPDLDNVVKTAVEGGFLRATTTPVDADAYLIAVPTPFKGEHEPDMTYVEAAAKSVAPVLKKGALVILESTSPVGATEQMAAWLAEMRPDLTFPQQAGEQADVNIAYCPERVLPGQVMVELIKNDRVIGGMTPVCSARASELYKIFLEGECVVTNSRTAEMCKLTENSFRDVNIAFANELSLICAEQGINVWELIRLANRHPRVNILQPGPGVGGHCIAVDPWFIVAQNPLQSRLIRTAREVNDGKPHWVVDQVKAAVADCLAATNKRASEVRIACFGLAFKPNIDDLRESPAMGIAKSIAQWHSGETLVVEPNIHQLPKKLDGLCTLAELNDALATADVLVMLVDHSQFKAIQGDAVPQQYVVDTKGVWR, via the coding sequence ATGAGTTTTTCTACCATTTCTGTTATTGGGTTGGGCTATATCGGTTTGCCGACGGCGGCTGCCTTTGCTTCGCGCCAAAAGCAGGTGATTGGGGTGGACGTTAACCCGCATGCAGTGGAGACCATCAACCGCGGTGAAATCCATATTGTTGAGCCGGATCTGGATAACGTCGTGAAAACGGCGGTGGAAGGCGGTTTTCTGCGCGCCACCACGACCCCTGTCGATGCCGATGCGTATCTGATTGCCGTACCGACGCCGTTTAAAGGTGAGCATGAGCCGGATATGACCTATGTCGAAGCAGCGGCGAAATCCGTTGCGCCGGTGCTGAAAAAGGGCGCGCTGGTGATCCTCGAGTCGACCTCTCCGGTTGGCGCGACCGAACAGATGGCGGCGTGGCTGGCCGAAATGCGTCCGGATCTCACTTTCCCGCAGCAGGCGGGCGAGCAGGCGGATGTGAATATCGCCTATTGCCCTGAGCGCGTTCTGCCGGGTCAGGTAATGGTTGAACTGATCAAAAATGACCGGGTCATCGGCGGCATGACGCCAGTGTGCTCGGCGCGTGCCAGTGAGCTGTACAAAATATTCCTTGAAGGCGAGTGCGTGGTGACCAATTCCCGTACGGCCGAAATGTGCAAGCTGACGGAAAACAGCTTCCGCGACGTCAATATCGCCTTTGCTAACGAACTGTCGCTGATTTGCGCCGAGCAGGGGATTAACGTCTGGGAACTGATTCGCCTGGCGAACCGCCATCCGCGCGTCAACATTCTCCAGCCGGGACCGGGTGTGGGCGGGCACTGTATTGCTGTCGACCCGTGGTTTATCGTGGCGCAGAATCCGCTGCAGTCGCGTCTGATCCGTACCGCGCGTGAAGTGAACGACGGTAAACCGCACTGGGTTGTCGATCAGGTCAAAGCCGCCGTTGCGGACTGCCTGGCGGCGACGAACAAGCGCGCCAGCGAAGTGAGAATCGCCTGTTTTGGCCTCGCATTTAAACCTAATATCGACGATTTGCGTGAAAGCCCGGCAATGGGGATCGCAAAAAGCATCGCCCAGTGGCACAGCGGTGAAACGCTGGTGGTGGAACCGAACATTCACCAGTTGCCGAAAAAGCTGGACGGTCTTTGCACTCTTGCCGAACTGAACGACGCGCTGGCGACTGCCGACGTGCTGGTGATGCTGGTCGATCATAGCCAGTTTAAAGCCATTCAGGGCGATGCGGTGCCGCAGCAGTACGTCGTGGATACCAAAGGAGTGTGGCGTTAA
- the wecB gene encoding non-hydrolyzing UDP-N-acetylglucosamine 2-epimerase, which produces MKVLTVFGTRPEAIKMAPLVHALAKDPDFDAKVCVTAQHREMLDQVLNLFSIVPDYDLNIMQPGQGLTEITCRILEGLKPILADFKPDVVLVHGDTTTTIATSLAAFYQRIPVGHVEAGLRTGDLYSPWPEEANRTLTGHLAMYHFAPTENSRQNLLRENIADSRIFVTGNTVIDALIWVRDRVLASDTLRSELAEQYPFLSSDKKLILVTGHRRESFGRGFEQICHALAEIAAANQDVQIVYPVHLNPNVSEPVNRILGHVNNVTLIEPQDYLPFVWLMNHAWLILTDSGGIQEEAPSLGKPVLVMRETTERPEAITAGTVRLVGTDSRRIVEEVTRLLHDENEYQAMSRAHNPYGDGQACGRILHALKNNRVSL; this is translated from the coding sequence GTGAAAGTACTGACTGTATTTGGCACGCGACCGGAAGCCATAAAAATGGCACCTCTGGTGCATGCGCTGGCAAAGGATCCTGATTTCGACGCAAAAGTCTGCGTCACCGCGCAGCACCGTGAGATGCTCGATCAGGTATTGAATCTCTTTTCTATTGTTCCTGACTACGATCTCAACATCATGCAGCCAGGTCAGGGATTGACAGAGATAACCTGTCGGATACTGGAAGGGCTGAAGCCTATCCTCGCTGACTTCAAGCCGGATGTGGTACTGGTACACGGAGATACCACCACCACGATTGCGACCAGCCTGGCCGCTTTTTACCAACGTATACCGGTCGGCCATGTCGAAGCCGGGTTACGCACTGGCGATCTCTATTCCCCGTGGCCGGAAGAGGCAAACCGTACGCTGACCGGGCATCTGGCGATGTATCACTTTGCGCCGACGGAGAACTCGCGACAAAACCTGCTGCGCGAGAATATTGCCGACAGCCGCATCTTTGTTACCGGCAATACGGTGATCGATGCGCTGATCTGGGTGCGCGATCGCGTTCTGGCGAGCGATACGCTACGTTCCGAACTGGCCGAACAGTATCCCTTCCTCAGCTCGGATAAAAAGCTGATCCTGGTGACCGGTCATCGTCGCGAAAGTTTTGGTCGCGGATTTGAGCAGATTTGCCATGCGCTGGCGGAGATTGCGGCCGCCAATCAGGATGTGCAGATTGTCTATCCGGTGCACCTGAACCCGAACGTCAGCGAGCCGGTCAACCGCATTCTCGGCCATGTTAACAACGTAACGCTGATTGAACCGCAGGACTATCTGCCCTTTGTCTGGCTAATGAATCACGCCTGGCTGATTCTGACGGACTCCGGCGGGATTCAGGAAGAGGCGCCGTCACTGGGTAAGCCGGTGCTGGTGATGCGTGAAACCACCGAACGACCCGAGGCCATTACGGCGGGCACGGTGCGTCTGGTGGGGACCGACTCACGGCGTATTGTTGAAGAAGTCACGCGCTTGCTGCATGACGAAAACGAATATCAGGCCATGAGCCGCGCCCATAACCCTTACGGTGACGGGCAGGCCTGTGGCCGCATTTTACACGCGTTAAAAAACAATCGGGTATCACTATGA